The Oncorhynchus tshawytscha isolate Ot180627B linkage group LG16, Otsh_v2.0, whole genome shotgun sequence nucleotide sequence GTCCCCAAATGAAGTACAGGAATGCATGACAACTGCATTTATTGGTAAGTAACAAAATCAGCGGAACTTGAGCAAGAGTCTGACCAAATCTCCTCGACTGTTAAAGTTTGCTATCTAGAGTGATTGAATTATGCAATGCTGCCTTTGACATTGGGAGAAAAGGTGTGTGGAATAATTGGCTCTGATCtcacgctctctcactctctctgtctctctctctgtctctctctctctctctctctctgtctctctctcttcagaagcaccctctcttcttctgtaaGTGTTTTAGATTGCTCGGTGACTCAGTGGAAATCAGGTCAGATTGACACTTTGACACCAGCATTAATTGGCAATTGTGAGCCATCAGCAGGCTTCGACAGAAGGTTTCCCCTGCCCcatctcttccatccctccccgCTCAGGTACCATGTTTGGGAGGATGGATTGGAGAGGGGCCACGGGGAAGAGCGGAGGGGATAGGGGGGTTAAGTCTCACTGCATGTCAACCCTCACATTCTCCAGGAAGTTTAATACATTGTAAATGAGGGACAGATTCCGTACATTTGCAAtgggtgggaggaagggagggttgGCTTGCTCTCGACAACATATCCATTCACAAATGAGGGCTATTCCCACATTTTTCATGCTGCTAGCGGTTGTGGGCTGTACAGAGGCATTAGGCCTTAATGCTCAATGGCCATTTAGAATGATTGCCTTATAGCTTCAAATAACTCCTTGCTTAGAAactgagttccacatatttttcctTTGCTCGGCAATGCTTTTGTTATTGAGGCCATTTTGGGAGGACAAACCCGCTTTAAAGCAGTTCCCGCACAAATGGTCTGATAACAGTTTAAAATCAATGCCCACAAGCAATTCAAATAGCCAGGCTATGAAATTGAAAAAGGGTCAATAGTCCCCTGTGATGGGAAGCTAAGCCAATGTCCATTTATAGGGGAGAACACCGTTTCTGGTTCAAAAGTGGATGGCTTCATTACTAAATGCACTGTTTGCTTCTGGTACCATTTTCAGCTTGACGTCAGTGTTCCATTTCCTTTTCAAGGTTGGCagtatgttttttgttgttgttgccaattAAGAGCTATAGTGCTGCTAGATTTTTATCAACTGGCTGTGGAGTTTTGCCACAGGCTTTTATCCACTACTGTTTAATTAACTGGATGTGCATACACATAggtactatacagtatatatgtatgttAAGGTCAATGTGTTTGATAAACTATTTACATCTGTTGCTGATATTATATTCTATTGTTCCCCTACTGGGCTGGGCTAGGTAGTCTTTAATAAAGGCAGATAGTGAGATTTTCTTAAAACGCCATGCTTGTCAATGGCATGTTCATCAAACTGTCAAGACCATGAAGGTGCAAACCTAATTTATTTCTCTCCAGGAGCCTTGGTGTGCCCCAAACTCTGCTGACACAGGGGTCAGTagctctttctgtccatctcttattctctctctttcccattctcacaccccctctctttgtctggCACTGATTCTGCCAAACAAAACCTAACCCAGCACCTCTAAAGCAAGGTGACTGCTAAAGGTGATTTTTCAGCCTCACTGCTAGAGCACAATGAGTTTGAGCTAGCAGGACCAATTCTTTCAGTTCAGGACAGGGATAGAGAATCATCTGGACTGTCTCCCGGTTGTGTCAGTGGAATCATTATCTGACATTATCTTGTCTTGTTAATGCACTGCCCTAAAAGTAGGTTATAATGAGACCTAAGACTGTATTTGTATGGCCAGGGCTTCAGCCTGATATGAATTTCGTATAAGCTGGAAATCTCTGACAGAGAAGCCTTTCATGCCGACATGAATGTAAAACGAAACAATTCTCCATGGAGACGTGGACTATCGATCCATGATCTATTATCTATGAACTTGGACAGGTGTTCATTTATTACTCCACACTTTCAACTTAAGCCTTGATGTCAGCCAGGAAGGGAGGCATGGgagtgagcaagagagaaagatgCAAATGACTGCCAGATAAGTTCATGTGTCTTTGCTGCAGAGGGACTGATTGCGGCGAAGGAAGGGAGGCATTCCTGAGACAGCCAGAGAAATCATTAATCCAAGGTTGACCTGGCTGCTTTGTGCCCTGCCCACAGAAGTTTGGTATCCAAGGGAATGTATATGCACAATGAGGGAGCTAGCATTTTACAATGACTGGGTGGCCGCTCCTTTTGAGCTATCCCGAAGACTAACTAGACTGAATCAGCAGACAATCACCTGGCTGATGAGGGTTTGGATGTATGGGCCCGCAAGGACGTTTTCATCATGAACAACTTGGCGTTCTGCTGCAAGTGGCCCACTCATTGCTGGTGAATTGTCCCCCCCCCTTCCCAACCCCACACCACCTCATCATACTGTATGTCGGCCATAGAGAGAAATCTGTGGTGCTGACATGTACTGCGTCTGTGTCTGTAGATTACCTTATTCCTCCTAAACCGAGGGATCAGCACCTTGCAGGGTTCTCCAGGGTTTAAGTAAAACAATACAGTGTTTTGTAGTTCAGTCATACGGAATTATTCGAACCAGCGAAACATCTGGAAGTCCGCATTTGTTTTTCGGCGTTGTGCAAAAGCAAGGCTGCTTGCTGGTTCGTGTATGCTTGTTGGTGGATGGAGACTCATGGTTGGAGGTTTGTGTCACAATAAGCAGAGAGGGGGCACCACTGTGAACCATGTTATATGCCCTGTAGAAATGtgcaaatgtttttgtttgttcttATTAGCGCCTTGATACACATGAATTGGTATTGTGGCGGATGTTTTTTCAAAATTCTAAATATGTTACAGGATCCTAGGcttattatattttttacaaaaacTTCTGTAATTGGAGAAAGTAACGGGAAAGTAatgctgctttgaaagttgatgacCCCAATTTTGAGTTGGAACATAGCTAACCCAAAATATGAACTTAAAAACTGTCTGGGCTCATCAAAAACAGCTTAGGCATGGATAACATGTACATTTGTATTTGAACTGAACTATTGGTTATTTTGAGGTAAAGACTTTGAGATTACGTTTTGACAAGTGAAAAGTATTAGTGCTTTGAATTCACTTTGAATCAGGGAAGAGTTAAGAAACTCAAAGTGAGGTTTAAGGTTCCCACCAGTTCAGGAGAAGTTGTAAAAATGTTGTACAAAAATAGATAACTCATCTAATATGCAAGTGGTTGGCTTTGATTAAATACTTTATAGATCTGTTAAATAATGAAGAGAGAATGATCAATACCTTCACAGATATCTTCCTCCGACCTTGAGTAGATTGCCCTTGGCGTTATGTGGAGCGCATATGATTATTCAAAAACATCCTTAaaatgttactagttttctgtaACATGGCAAATTACTACCAGCCTTTAAAACCGTTCCATTCGTGACTAAGCTCTTCTTTGTGTTTTGTGTCCTTCTTTCTTTGCAGGTCTGGCAGTTCACCAGATTATTACAATCACTGTGTCTCTCATTATGGTCATTGCAGCCTTGATAACTACACTTGTCCTTAAAAACTGGTAGGAAAGATTCCTTTACTTTGCAATTacttcctgacacacacacaacacatcacttTTGAAAGTTTCAATTAAGCTTTTACCAGAGCCACTCATCCACAGTGGTACAAGGTATGATTTTATGTTTGTTTCTTGTCTTTGGTACGTGTTTTTGTAGCTGTGTACAGTCGGGGAATGGCCGTCACAGTAGCCATCAACGGAAGATCCACCAGCAGGAGGAGAGCTGTCAGAACCTGACCGACTTCACCCCTGCCCGCGTGCCCAACAAAGTGGACATCTTCACCGCCTACAACGACAGCCTGCAGTGCTCGCGCGAGTGTGTGCGCACCGCCGTGCCCGTCTACACAGACGAGATGATCCAGCAGACCCCTATATACAAGACCACCTATAACGGAAATAGGTACACCGGCTTTAAATCGCTCTCAGCGCTAGGTTTCTGGGTCAGTTTGATCACTGTTTGTGTAAGTGCTTCCTTCTCACTTTTGGGTTGGTTATTATGAGCAGTGCTGGGGTCGTTACTCAAAAAAGCAAATATATTACCTGTAACTCGTTACTTCTTTCAACAATAACAAATTACTTTACTTATTACTCCCTGGGAAAAGTAAAAAGTTACCCCCCAAAATGTTGCGCATCCTCACACAATGTAAACGTTACGTAGGCCCTATACACCAACACAAGTAGCCTAATAATGAGCAACACAAAAAAGAGGGGAATAGGGCAGTATTTCTGCTACATATCCAGCTACAAGCTTGTTTAGCTCTCACAGCCTGTCCTCCTCAAAACAAGCCTTGATTGTTTGGATGAGGTAGGCCTACAGTCATCTTCAGCAGGAGTGGTCAGGCCTTGGGGTTCTTTCGCTATGAATTTTGTCTTGGCGTGTTGCTTTTGAAGGTGCTTCAAGAGATTGGAGGTTGCGTTTCTAGCAGTGGAAAAGTGTTTCTCTCCTGGGCACAGTTTACATTTTACAGTTATATTCTTGTCATTTTGTCATCCTACCAAATCAAAATAATGGGAGTACTTCCATGCTGAGAAACAATGTTTTAAATGCCACTTTTCAACTAAAACGGTCAGTACTGTAGTAGGGCATGCATGCGTGAACAGGAACTTGGTGAGAGGATGACAGAATAATCATCACATgtaataactataactataataggAATAGGATACCTACTGTATCTTTGATCAATAACTGTAATATTGTTTCTCAAATTGGTACAGTACTACGTTATATTACTCGTTACCGCAAAAAGTAATAGTATTAATGTAACGCATTACCCCCAACACTGATTATGAGTCGGGACAGGAGTTTCACCTGGTATAATCACATATTTCGGAAAAAGTCCTTGCCCTAAATGGTGTAAATCCTCTTTTTGTAAGTGGTATTGTTTTCCTTGCAAAGTACCTCTATACAGTGTCTCCTGGACTCAGGTTCTCATTATCTTTGTGTCTCAATCCTTTGTCCTACAGACCTTCTCCCACTGAAAGGCAGCTGATTCCTGTGGCCTTTGTGTCAGAGAAGTGGTTCGAGATCTCCTGCTGACTATCTGAAGCCTTTTTTACATCACGTCGATGGAACAAACTTCCTGAATTTATGCTCTGGTGAGAACGATGTCACTTTCCCCTCCGCAAATCCTTTCCCGAGCCTTCCCAACCTTGATCACTGTGGTGTTAGTGTCCCAGTTTGGGAATAGAAGGGAAATGGCATATGGTTGTTATTTCAGCATGGATTTTTCATAAACTGCCCTGGAAAATTGTATTTAATGGCAAGATCACCAAAGGTCATTCATTAGCAATTATAATCCAATTATGTTTCATTCATGCCCTTCAACAACCTAGCCTTTATGAAAAATATTACGCATTTATGGGGTTGCGGCCCTCATTCAGGCGGCCAGTGTAATATTGTTTCAATGTTTTGTTATGGGAAAGGGGAACTTTCCCTTGACTTTCCTGTATTTTTTATGCATCACCGATAAGCTGGACTGCCTCCATTTGAAATTCCAAGTGTGAAAGTTAAACACATGCACTGGGCTAGTGTGTTGCTAAAAGCCCAGGGGTCCACACGTCTGTTATTAACCCAGCTTTGAAAAGGAATAGAACGACTGCAGGAACAGTAGCAGGAGGAAGAGGGCCAAGACCATCGTCTGTACAGACATTGGTCTCAGCCAGAGAAAGAACTAAAACGCCCCAGCACTGCAGACTTAAAGACCATGGAGAGCCGTTGTAGTTAGATGGGCATAAACAATGTTATTGCAATGTAGATGCACATTGTGACATGGTACTTACAACTGGCAGTTACGCAACATACTGTAGGTTATTTACTGTGTTCAATGTTGAGTTTGACACATGCTTATTTTGCTTTAACTACTGCTATTGGTTTTCTACAGCTCTTCTGACAATTTATTTACTAATGTCAAGATTTTTCTCCACAGGATCCTTTGGTAAACGTTTCCAACCAAGATAAAGAAGCGACTCAAAACGACACAGATGAAGATATTTATTTTTCTATAAATGATGACAAACCAAGCAGCCATACCGCTGCCACTCTACACTATTTTCCAGAGACCTGTGTTAATTTAGATATCTAGTTAGAGTTAATATATAACTACATTACTGGATGTGCCAGAGAAGACCATCTACGTCAGCGTCACCTTGAAGGGGACTAGGTTTCTTGGAGAGCTAGGAGACTTGGAGGATCTGCTCTCAGTGGAAAAAGCTGAGTTGTATTACTGAACAATGTGCCAATTACGCCACTATGTGCCATAATCTGTACAGAACAACAATTCATGGACAACTAAagacagtgctatattaaccttGTATCAAACATATTCTTTTTAaagaaaaatgaagaaaaaagtaTGTTTAAAGTATTTGAATATGTTTTCTGAAATagtccaaaaaatatatattatatgaaGCACTAATCATTGAGGGCAAGGGGGGAAAGAAAAGAAAACGGTAAATGCTTTAGTCAACACCTACATTTAATGCATTGTTACTATGTCCCATTTTAAAACCAGAGTAGTCTGTCTATTTTTATATATACGCAAAGAGGTCAGTCAGTCAGAACCCAAACAGTAGAATTCCATGCCACATGATGTTTGGACAGCGGAACGCCATTAACAGTCCAATCAGAGATCGAATCCAAGCCCAGATTATTTTCCCTTTCGCTATGTCCTTTTTGTCAGAGGTTTTGGATTGTGCTAACTACATAAAAAAAGGGCTCTATGGCTGTCGAACATTGCATACCCTATGTCCTGTTGTGTTCAGTTCTATCTGAATTTGAATAGCTGAAGCAAACAGAGAGGATTAGCAGTATGTTTACATATGTACTGACTCAGGTCAGTGTCCAATACACAAGTcttcatttcattttcaatccCAAGCATTATTCACAAGGAATAAGACATGATGAGTTACTTTGAGTGGTGGTAGGATATGAGCGGTACCGCACAAGGGTGGAATTTAGAATTAACTTGTAAGAATAGAATTATTCTAACTCAACAATTACAGTAAGTGAGAAATATTCAATTTCTCCTCTGAACTATATGAATAGTCAGTGTTTACCACTGTTTCCCAGTGTCTAATTGCAAATATTTGTCTTATTAGTCTTAAAACAACCAAGGGTCAGATTTATCAAACAATGCTCCTAAGGCCACTAATAAGTGTGATTTCTGTGTATTATTGGGGGAATCACAATACCTTTTTGTGTTGCATTTATCAAGCACATCCTAATTGGAATTATAATTTGAATTATCATATTATCATCAAACACCTTTACAAATGGTGCCCTGTGCGAGAAGTATTTATAATCAGGAGTAGTATTTTCAATACCATAATCTCTGAAATACATGCAAATCAAGAAATGAAAATGAACAGGACATCTGAATAAAAATGGCAAAGTATTCCTCCAAATTAGGTCCAAATTAGCTGTATATCTTGTGCTGTGAATGCAGACACAACTATTTTTAATAATGTTCCTCCCTAAAGCTCACTTATATGAAGGAATACACTATCTCTCTTTCATGTCAAGTGCAGTACAGTGAAAAACAACCATGTTCTTTCCTGGTTCCTGAGGGTTACTCATAGATGTGATTTTGTTGAACATCAGCCTCGTCTTAACCTCCAGCATCATCAATGAGATGTGGAACTAGGGGGATTAGGAGCAGCCAATCAGAGTCTAGAAGACTGGGCCACATGTAATACATTAATTAATTGATTAGTTCATACAATTCCACTATTAGTGAGTCAGGACACTTGAacataacacaaaacatttcATTATGCTAGTGGGTAGGTAGAAAGCACAAAAAAGAACAACACGTGATTGCAATTATTCGGTGTCGACAGCAATATGTACATATTTAAAGATGGACT carries:
- the LOC112232553 gene encoding adherens junction-associated protein 1-like, producing the protein MVIAALITTLVLKNCCVQSGNGRHSSHQRKIHQQEESCQNLTDFTPARVPNKVDIFTAYNDSLQCSRECVRTAVPVYTDEMIQQTPIYKTTYNGNRPSPTERQLIPVAFVSEKWFEISC